The following proteins come from a genomic window of Nocardioides albertanoniae:
- a CDS encoding acetyltransferase, with protein MSIRPSIGAAEHPALATIWRGAVDATHDFLAEADRDEIEAKLQSDYFPAVVLWVAEQDGRPVGFSGVLDGSLEMLFVDATQRDGGIGTALLAHAVREQGVTKVDVNEQNVSAAGFYARRGFEAVGRSETDEAGRPYPLLHLRLSTPS; from the coding sequence GTGAGCATTCGGCCCTCGATCGGGGCTGCCGAGCATCCGGCGCTCGCTACGATCTGGCGTGGGGCCGTCGACGCGACACACGACTTCCTCGCCGAGGCGGATCGAGACGAGATCGAGGCCAAGCTGCAGTCCGACTACTTTCCGGCGGTCGTCCTCTGGGTCGCGGAGCAAGACGGTCGGCCGGTGGGATTCTCGGGCGTGCTCGACGGGTCGCTGGAGATGCTCTTCGTCGATGCGACGCAACGTGATGGTGGGATCGGCACGGCGCTCCTGGCCCATGCCGTCAGGGAACAGGGCGTCACCAAGGTCGACGTCAACGAGCAGAACGTCTCGGCTGCAGGCTTCTACGCTCGCCGCGGGTTCGAGGCCGTCGGTCGCAGCGAGACCGACGAGGCCGGCCGACCCTACCCGTTGCTCCACCTGAGGCTCAGCACGCCGTCCTGA
- a CDS encoding SDR family oxidoreductase, with protein sequence MTRQIEGTSVIVTGGARGIGRATVERLARAGASVAVGDLDPDLLAEVSAEFGSRVRAARLDVTDPASWRSFLEEVAELGPWDVLVNNAGIMPLGSVLKEDDALTRAIFDVNVHGPINGIKAVTPAMVERGHGHIVNVASAVGRVPVPDGATYSASKFAVVGFSEALRLELAPSGVDVSLILPTVVQTELAAGVPPAKGMKPVTADDVAAAIESVIRDPRPETWVPNWTQTMTKVTQAMPRRFQDFVDRATNASQLLAGVDPAARAAYDERVRRNVR encoded by the coding sequence ATGACACGCCAGATCGAGGGAACCTCCGTCATCGTCACCGGAGGCGCCCGTGGCATCGGCCGCGCCACCGTCGAGCGGCTCGCGCGCGCGGGCGCCTCGGTGGCGGTCGGCGACCTGGACCCCGACCTGCTCGCCGAGGTGAGCGCCGAGTTCGGGTCGCGCGTGAGGGCCGCACGTCTCGACGTCACCGACCCGGCGTCGTGGCGCTCGTTCCTAGAGGAGGTCGCCGAGCTGGGGCCGTGGGACGTGCTGGTCAACAACGCCGGGATCATGCCGCTCGGGTCGGTGCTGAAGGAGGACGACGCTCTCACCCGCGCGATCTTCGACGTCAACGTGCACGGCCCGATCAACGGGATCAAGGCGGTCACCCCGGCAATGGTCGAACGGGGTCACGGCCACATCGTCAACGTGGCCTCCGCGGTCGGCCGGGTGCCGGTGCCTGACGGCGCCACCTACTCGGCCTCCAAGTTCGCCGTCGTCGGCTTCTCCGAGGCGCTGCGACTCGAGCTCGCGCCCTCCGGGGTCGACGTCTCCCTCATCCTGCCCACCGTGGTGCAGACCGAGCTGGCCGCAGGCGTGCCACCTGCCAAGGGGATGAAGCCGGTCACCGCCGACGACGTCGCGGCCGCGATAGAGTCGGTCATCCGCGACCCGCGGCCAGAGACCTGGGTGCCCAACTGGACCCAGACCATGACCAAGGTCACCCAGGCGATGCCGCGCCGGTTCCAGGACTTCGTCGACCGGGCCACCAACGCCTCCCAGCTGCTCGCCGGCGTCGACCCGGCGGCGCGGGCGGCGTACGACGAACGGGTGCGGCGCAACGTACGTTAG
- a CDS encoding class I adenylate-forming enzyme family protein, protein MNGGTQPGAHNLAVLAEQWHQRVGDYPMIHFEGVWHSSTEILDRAARVAGGLRDLGIEPGDRVVVLTMNTPEVYVTYHALWRSGAVVTPVIFLQTPPELRHILDDSGAKAAVVTPELLPLIQAASEGLDLTVIVAGEIPDGTDVVSYDVLDAAYPIPIEPRADDDLAALLYTGGTTGRSKGVMLSHRGLWESGNALHVVAEKAGTTRSLLPLPLSHAYGLIVVIAALHSEHAQSAVLQRWFDAQGWLEAVQEHRLESSSVVPSMLQMLLEQPIGDYDLSSLRFIGSGGAPLLPALRERAEEALGASIMEGYGLTESSAVLAASTLEESRPGSVGKPLPHAEVVIAAPDGSPLPSGESGEITARGPGVMMGYWNSPEQSAATVVDGWLHTGDIGHFDDDGYLYVDDRIKDLIIRGGFNVYPRDVEDALLAHDAVSAAAVVGRPDEKSGEEVIAVVALHPGASAGSEELLAFARTRLAAHKYPREVRILDAVPVTSVGKTDRKAVRSIIRATEGDS, encoded by the coding sequence ATGAACGGGGGTACGCAGCCCGGGGCGCACAACCTGGCCGTGCTCGCCGAGCAGTGGCACCAACGGGTCGGCGACTATCCGATGATCCACTTCGAGGGCGTCTGGCACTCCTCGACCGAGATCCTCGACCGTGCCGCACGTGTCGCCGGCGGGCTTCGCGACCTCGGGATCGAGCCGGGCGACCGGGTCGTGGTGCTCACCATGAACACCCCGGAGGTCTACGTCACCTACCACGCGCTGTGGCGCTCCGGGGCGGTCGTGACGCCGGTGATCTTCCTGCAGACCCCGCCCGAGCTGCGCCACATCCTCGACGACTCGGGCGCGAAGGCGGCCGTGGTCACTCCCGAGCTGCTGCCGCTGATCCAGGCAGCGAGCGAGGGGCTGGACCTGACCGTCATCGTCGCGGGCGAGATCCCGGACGGCACCGACGTCGTTTCCTACGACGTGCTCGACGCCGCGTACCCCATCCCGATCGAGCCTCGGGCCGACGACGACCTGGCCGCGCTCCTCTACACCGGTGGCACCACCGGCCGCTCCAAGGGCGTCATGCTCAGCCATCGCGGGCTGTGGGAGTCGGGCAACGCGCTCCATGTCGTGGCCGAGAAGGCGGGCACGACGCGGTCGCTGCTGCCGCTGCCGTTGTCGCATGCGTACGGGCTGATCGTGGTGATCGCCGCGCTCCACTCCGAGCATGCCCAGTCGGCGGTGCTGCAGCGCTGGTTCGACGCGCAGGGCTGGCTCGAGGCGGTGCAGGAGCACCGGCTGGAGTCGAGCTCGGTGGTGCCCTCGATGCTGCAGATGCTCCTCGAGCAGCCGATCGGCGACTACGACCTGAGCTCGCTGCGGTTCATCGGCAGCGGGGGCGCCCCGCTGCTGCCGGCGCTGCGCGAGCGGGCCGAGGAGGCGCTCGGCGCCTCGATCATGGAGGGCTACGGCCTCACCGAGTCGAGCGCCGTCCTGGCGGCCTCGACGCTCGAGGAGAGTCGGCCGGGCAGCGTCGGCAAGCCGCTGCCGCACGCCGAGGTCGTCATCGCCGCGCCCGACGGCTCCCCGCTCCCGAGCGGCGAGTCGGGCGAGATCACCGCCCGCGGACCGGGCGTGATGATGGGCTACTGGAACTCGCCCGAGCAGAGCGCCGCCACCGTCGTCGACGGCTGGCTGCACACCGGCGACATCGGTCACTTCGACGACGACGGCTATCTCTACGTCGACGACCGGATCAAGGACCTGATCATCCGGGGCGGGTTCAACGTCTATCCGCGCGACGTCGAGGACGCGCTGCTCGCCCATGACGCCGTCTCGGCGGCCGCGGTCGTCGGGCGGCCCGACGAGAAGAGCGGCGAGGAGGTCATCGCCGTGGTCGCGCTCCACCCGGGCGCCTCGGCCGGCTCCGAGGAGCTGCTGGCCTTCGCCAGGACCCGGCTCGCCGCCCACAAGTATCCGCGCGAGGTGCGCATCCTCGACGCCGTTCCCGTCACGAGCGTCGGCAAGACCGACAGGAAAGCCGTACGCAGCATCATCCGTGCCACCGAAGGAGACTCATGA
- a CDS encoding succinic semialdehyde dehydrogenase gives MTTTTTAARSVRPAWIDEARIASWTRWVACPVSGGDGALTATAPYDALPTAPVPSVTTEDVAEATATARAAQTDWAALPFGERAQVVLAFHDLLVERQDEVLDLIQWEMGKARYHAWQEILQVATIARHYARRGRAYLADRKVRGVIPGLTSVKEVRVPKKVVGIISPWNYPLYLGVGDAVPALLAGSSVVSKADPQTPLTLLWTRALMAEAGLPEHVWQVVTGPGAATGEALVDHVDYIAFTGSTATGRIVAQRAAGRLIGASLELGGKNPLIVRRDADLAQAARGTVMAAFANTGQMCVHIERVVVHEAVYDAFREALVAETERQVIGQAFDYTVDVGSLASQAQLDKVTAHVEDAVAKGASLLTGGEPLAEVGPYAFAPTVLEGVTDEMDLCLGETFGPVVALYPVSGDEEALRVANQGEAGLSASVFSKDLKEAETVARRIRAGAVNINDGAALAAGSIEAGMGGMGSSGLGRRHGADGIRKFTDAQTLAASRMGPIGPLKGQTVEKFVRLGNSQLKALRKVGLR, from the coding sequence ATGACCACCACGACAACAGCGGCCCGCAGCGTACGCCCCGCCTGGATCGACGAGGCCAGGATCGCCTCCTGGACCAGATGGGTCGCCTGCCCGGTCTCCGGCGGCGACGGCGCGCTGACCGCCACCGCGCCCTATGACGCCCTGCCGACGGCCCCCGTGCCGTCGGTCACCACCGAAGACGTCGCCGAGGCCACCGCCACGGCCCGCGCCGCCCAGACCGACTGGGCGGCGCTGCCGTTCGGCGAGCGGGCCCAGGTCGTGCTGGCCTTCCACGACCTGCTGGTCGAGCGGCAGGACGAGGTGCTCGACCTGATCCAGTGGGAGATGGGCAAGGCCCGCTACCACGCCTGGCAGGAGATCTTGCAGGTCGCCACGATCGCCCGCCACTACGCCCGCCGGGGCCGGGCCTACCTGGCCGACCGGAAGGTCAGAGGCGTCATCCCCGGCCTCACCTCCGTGAAGGAGGTGCGGGTGCCGAAGAAGGTCGTCGGGATCATCTCGCCGTGGAACTACCCGCTCTATCTCGGGGTCGGCGACGCCGTCCCGGCCCTGCTCGCGGGCAGCAGCGTGGTCAGCAAGGCCGACCCGCAGACGCCGCTCACGCTGCTGTGGACGCGGGCGCTGATGGCGGAGGCCGGACTGCCCGAGCACGTGTGGCAGGTCGTCACCGGCCCGGGCGCCGCGACCGGCGAGGCACTCGTCGACCACGTCGACTACATCGCCTTCACCGGCTCGACCGCCACCGGCCGGATCGTCGCCCAGCGTGCCGCCGGTCGGCTCATCGGCGCCTCTCTCGAGCTCGGCGGGAAGAACCCGCTCATCGTCCGCCGCGACGCCGATCTGGCCCAGGCCGCGCGCGGCACCGTGATGGCCGCCTTCGCCAACACGGGCCAGATGTGCGTGCACATCGAGCGGGTGGTGGTGCACGAGGCCGTCTACGACGCCTTCCGCGAGGCGCTGGTCGCCGAGACCGAGCGGCAGGTGATCGGCCAGGCCTTCGACTACACGGTCGACGTCGGTTCGCTGGCCTCGCAGGCACAGCTCGACAAGGTCACCGCACATGTCGAAGACGCCGTCGCGAAGGGCGCGAGCTTGCTGACCGGCGGCGAGCCGCTCGCCGAGGTCGGGCCGTACGCCTTCGCCCCGACGGTGCTCGAGGGCGTCACCGACGAGATGGACCTGTGCCTGGGCGAGACCTTCGGTCCGGTGGTCGCGCTCTACCCGGTCAGCGGCGACGAGGAGGCCCTGCGGGTCGCCAACCAGGGCGAGGCCGGGCTCTCGGCCAGCGTGTTCAGCAAGGACCTCAAGGAGGCTGAGACGGTCGCTCGCCGCATCCGAGCCGGGGCGGTGAACATCAACGACGGCGCTGCCCTCGCGGCCGGCAGCATCGAGGCCGGCATGGGCGGGATGGGCTCGAGCGGGCTCGGCCGCCGCCACGGCGCGGACGGGATCCGGAAGTTCACCGACGCCCAGACGCTCGCCGCCTCCCGGATGGGCCCGATCGGGCCGCTCAAGGGCCAGACGGTCGAGAAGTTCGTGCGGCTCGGCAACAGCCAGCTCAAGGCGCTGCGCAAGGTCGGCCTGCGATGA
- a CDS encoding cytochrome P450, with protein sequence MSSDMMSRTPTEPLREIPPLAPGDHGLPWVGRLLDYARDPVGFYRHQWETYGPVSPFFRAGESGVVVLGPDACDAVLRNKDKAFANGPAWGQIVGPFFDRGLMLLDFGEHHVHRRIMQEAFTRDRLAAYTTAMHPAIEQGMRAWDPTPRFKAYPQLKQLTLDIAADIFMGGATHTTRAEMERVNKAFIACVQAASGVVRGDVPLTRWGRAFRGRRVLEEFLRGYLPAKRATATDDIFSVLCHLETDDGERFSDDDVINHMIFLMMAAHDTSTITTSTMLQLLGQHPEWQQRCREESRALGPAPSMAEIEGLQSLDLVMKESLRLRAPVPALMRRTVKETDLLGVRIPEDTAVMVGVQFSHMMERYWTNPAVFDPERFGPERREDKSHRMAWEPFGGGVHKCIGLYFAGLEIKSILHRLLRGYRWSVAPAYRAPLDNSSLPFPKDGNPISLTRI encoded by the coding sequence ATGAGTTCAGACATGATGAGCCGCACACCCACGGAGCCGCTGCGCGAGATCCCTCCGCTGGCTCCGGGCGACCACGGTCTTCCCTGGGTCGGCAGGCTGCTCGACTACGCGCGCGACCCGGTCGGCTTCTACCGGCACCAGTGGGAGACGTACGGGCCGGTCTCGCCGTTCTTCCGGGCCGGCGAGTCCGGCGTGGTCGTGCTCGGGCCGGACGCCTGTGACGCGGTGCTGCGCAACAAGGACAAGGCCTTCGCCAACGGGCCGGCGTGGGGTCAGATCGTCGGCCCGTTCTTCGACCGTGGGCTGATGCTGCTCGACTTCGGCGAGCATCACGTGCACCGCCGCATCATGCAGGAGGCCTTCACCCGCGACCGGCTCGCCGCCTATACCACCGCGATGCATCCCGCGATCGAGCAGGGCATGCGCGCGTGGGACCCGACGCCGCGGTTCAAGGCCTACCCGCAGCTCAAGCAGCTCACCCTCGACATCGCCGCCGACATCTTCATGGGCGGCGCGACGCACACCACCCGGGCCGAGATGGAGCGGGTCAACAAGGCGTTCATCGCCTGCGTGCAAGCTGCCTCCGGGGTCGTACGCGGCGATGTGCCGTTGACCCGTTGGGGCCGCGCGTTCCGCGGACGGAGGGTGCTCGAGGAGTTCCTTCGTGGCTATCTCCCGGCCAAGCGCGCGACGGCGACCGACGACATCTTCTCCGTGCTGTGCCACCTCGAGACCGACGACGGCGAGCGGTTCAGCGACGACGACGTCATCAACCACATGATCTTCTTGATGATGGCCGCTCACGACACCTCGACCATCACCACCTCGACGATGCTGCAGCTTCTGGGCCAGCATCCCGAGTGGCAGCAACGCTGCCGCGAGGAGTCGCGGGCTCTCGGCCCGGCGCCCTCGATGGCCGAGATCGAGGGCCTGCAGAGCCTCGACCTGGTGATGAAGGAGTCGCTGCGGCTGCGGGCCCCGGTGCCGGCGCTGATGCGGCGTACGGTCAAGGAGACCGACCTCCTCGGCGTACGCATCCCCGAGGACACCGCGGTGATGGTCGGGGTCCAGTTCAGCCACATGATGGAGCGTTACTGGACCAACCCGGCCGTCTTCGACCCCGAGCGATTCGGCCCGGAGCGCCGCGAGGACAAGAGCCACCGGATGGCGTGGGAGCCGTTCGGCGGCGGCGTGCACAAGTGCATCGGTCTCTACTTCGCCGGGCTCGAGATCAAGTCGATCCTGCACCGGCTCCTGCGCGGCTACCGGTGGAGCGTCGCTCCTGCCTACCGCGCGCCGCTCGACAACAGCTCGCTGCCCTTCCCCAAGGACGGCAACCCGATCAGCCTGACCCGCATCTGA
- a CDS encoding NAD(P)-binding domain-containing protein, whose amino-acid sequence MESYESVVIGAGQAGLSASYHLRRLGVRHVVLDAEPRPGGAWQHRWDSLTMQDVHGVADLPDGLAPGGSGERANQAVPTWFSAYEATHDLPVIRPVKVASVTSVGDLLAVTSADGRTWLTRTIVNATGTWTRPFVPRYPGAETFLGEQVHTHDYPGAEHFRGKRVLVVGGGASAVQFLGELAPVTSVLWATRREPVWRSDFDASRGREAVAMVAERVEAGLPPASVVSVTGLSLRPQEQEAARLGVYERRRPMFTRIEPHGVSWSGPLADGETAYEPVDAILWATGFRPAVTHLAPLRLRSEHGGIPLLRGSADVQTAVTAAYDSRVQLVGYGPSASTIGASRAGRAAALAVRRELEAGLEAGPGDGSGDGPVRSRRDQPIASAPASAGS is encoded by the coding sequence GTGGAGAGCTACGAGTCCGTCGTGATCGGTGCCGGTCAGGCCGGGTTGTCGGCGTCCTATCACCTGCGCCGGCTCGGCGTACGCCACGTCGTGCTCGACGCCGAGCCGCGCCCCGGTGGCGCCTGGCAGCACCGCTGGGACTCGCTGACCATGCAGGACGTCCACGGCGTCGCCGACCTTCCCGACGGGCTGGCGCCGGGCGGCTCGGGGGAGCGGGCCAACCAGGCGGTGCCGACCTGGTTCTCCGCCTATGAGGCGACGCACGACCTTCCCGTGATCCGGCCGGTGAAGGTCGCCTCGGTCACGTCGGTCGGTGACCTGCTGGCGGTGACATCCGCCGACGGCCGCACCTGGCTCACCCGCACGATCGTCAACGCGACCGGCACCTGGACCCGGCCGTTCGTGCCGCGCTACCCGGGCGCGGAGACGTTCCTGGGCGAGCAGGTGCACACCCACGACTACCCGGGCGCCGAGCATTTCCGCGGCAAGCGGGTGCTCGTGGTCGGCGGCGGAGCCTCGGCGGTGCAGTTCCTCGGCGAGCTGGCACCGGTCACCTCGGTGCTGTGGGCGACGCGCCGTGAGCCGGTGTGGCGCTCCGACTTCGACGCCTCACGTGGGCGTGAGGCGGTGGCGATGGTCGCCGAACGCGTCGAGGCCGGTCTGCCGCCGGCCAGCGTCGTCAGCGTCACCGGTCTCTCGCTGCGTCCTCAGGAGCAGGAGGCCGCCAGGCTCGGGGTCTACGAGCGTCGCCGGCCGATGTTCACCCGGATCGAACCGCACGGGGTGTCGTGGTCGGGCCCGCTCGCCGACGGCGAGACCGCCTACGAGCCGGTCGACGCGATCTTGTGGGCCACCGGGTTCCGGCCCGCCGTCACGCATCTCGCTCCGTTGCGGTTGCGCAGCGAGCACGGCGGGATCCCGCTGCTGCGTGGATCTGCCGATGTGCAGACCGCGGTCACTGCCGCGTACGACTCGCGGGTGCAGCTCGTCGGCTACGGCCCCTCGGCCAGCACCATCGGGGCCAGTCGTGCCGGTCGCGCCGCTGCTCTCGCCGTACGCCGCGAGCTGGAGGCCGGGCTGGAGGCCGGGCCGGGAGACGGGTCTGGAGACGGGCCGGTCAGATCGCGCCGAGATCAGCCGATAGCCAGTGCTCCGGCGTCAGCCGGATCGTGA
- a CDS encoding pyridoxamine 5'-phosphate oxidase family protein: MPIPPADRQELLAQPLIAALSVARENGRGPLTVPIWYDYSPGGEAWFVTGKDSLKARLISAAGRCTLMVERLDPTIRYVSIEGPVKIEDAAEGDMEAMARRYLPPDAVGPYLTEAANYPPEVTIRLTPEHWLSADLGAI, encoded by the coding sequence ATGCCAATCCCACCAGCAGACCGCCAAGAGCTCCTGGCACAACCCCTTATCGCCGCCCTCTCGGTAGCCCGAGAGAACGGCAGAGGCCCCCTGACAGTCCCGATCTGGTACGACTACTCCCCCGGCGGCGAGGCATGGTTCGTCACCGGCAAAGACTCCCTGAAAGCCAGGCTGATCAGCGCCGCCGGACGATGCACGCTGATGGTCGAGCGCCTCGACCCGACGATCCGCTACGTATCGATCGAGGGACCCGTCAAGATCGAGGATGCCGCGGAGGGCGACATGGAGGCGATGGCGCGCCGGTATCTGCCGCCCGACGCGGTCGGCCCCTATCTCACCGAGGCGGCGAACTACCCACCCGAGGTCACGATCCGGCTGACGCCGGAGCACTGGCTATCGGCTGATCTCGGCGCGATCTGA
- a CDS encoding HNH endonuclease signature motif containing protein, translating to MSVENHFGHWGTSPSDPVTTALAGIETALGDLLAMDPAYWRTSQKKDVLVRLQHLKAQQAALELRVLATAGDIAEETGDKDASAWMRAELLVDKGVARSRIKFAVAVSKHELLATGLADGVVSHDKAQVITKALDAIETNPAASTEDLLLAEKLLVDYATHLTANELRIVGKRILVEIDPARFEDAEAKAHLAEEERAQQKTALRIWDNHDGTVGFDGVLPVALGMRFKTHVEAWAQPRKQQIVEKGTPLPSWERLMGQGLARLLETIDPDALPRHGGDATTINVVISLEELRKELGTAILGFDETNGTTISAAEARKMACNATIIPWVLGSDGQVLDAGRSSRFFQPIQRKALRLQQKCCQAEGCDMPPEWCDAHHLTAWSLGGKTDLADGVLLCPHHHRMAHAPAYVHERLPDGTVRFARRS from the coding sequence ATGAGCGTCGAGAACCACTTCGGTCACTGGGGCACCAGCCCCAGTGACCCGGTTACGACTGCTCTTGCTGGCATCGAAACCGCTCTGGGTGACCTGCTCGCGATGGATCCCGCTTATTGGCGAACCAGTCAGAAGAAGGACGTCCTTGTACGGCTTCAGCACCTCAAGGCGCAGCAGGCTGCGCTCGAGCTGCGCGTGCTCGCGACGGCTGGCGATATCGCTGAGGAGACCGGCGATAAGGATGCGTCTGCGTGGATGCGGGCCGAGCTGCTCGTCGACAAAGGCGTGGCCCGTTCGAGGATCAAGTTCGCCGTTGCCGTGTCCAAGCACGAGCTGCTCGCGACCGGCCTTGCCGACGGTGTGGTCTCCCACGACAAGGCCCAAGTGATCACCAAAGCACTGGACGCAATCGAGACCAACCCCGCCGCGAGCACCGAAGACCTGCTGCTCGCCGAGAAACTCCTCGTCGACTACGCCACCCACCTGACCGCCAACGAACTACGCATCGTTGGGAAGCGGATCCTGGTCGAGATCGACCCAGCCCGTTTCGAAGACGCTGAAGCGAAGGCACACCTGGCTGAAGAAGAACGTGCCCAGCAGAAGACCGCGCTGCGGATCTGGGACAACCATGACGGCACGGTTGGCTTCGACGGTGTCCTGCCGGTAGCGCTGGGGATGAGGTTCAAGACCCATGTCGAGGCCTGGGCACAGCCCCGCAAGCAACAGATCGTCGAGAAGGGCACCCCGCTGCCCTCGTGGGAGCGACTGATGGGACAAGGCCTCGCCCGCCTGCTGGAGACCATCGACCCTGACGCTCTGCCCCGCCACGGCGGCGACGCGACCACCATCAACGTCGTGATCTCGCTCGAGGAACTCCGCAAAGAGCTCGGCACGGCGATCTTGGGGTTCGACGAGACCAACGGCACCACCATCTCTGCGGCCGAGGCTCGGAAGATGGCCTGCAATGCCACGATCATCCCGTGGGTGCTCGGTAGTGACGGCCAGGTGCTTGATGCGGGTCGTTCGAGCAGGTTCTTCCAGCCGATCCAGCGCAAGGCGCTGAGGTTGCAGCAGAAGTGCTGCCAGGCCGAGGGCTGTGACATGCCGCCGGAGTGGTGCGACGCGCATCATCTGACCGCCTGGTCACTCGGCGGGAAGACAGATCTCGCAGACGGCGTACTGCTGTGTCCGCATCACCACCGGATGGCCCACGCCCCGGCTTATGTCCATGAACGACTGCCTGACGGGACCGTTCGATTCGCCCGACGGTCCTAG
- a CDS encoding CGNR zinc finger domain-containing protein yields MPAGLPDFRLGSVLATSFTGTLSERHGNPVERIPTPQRLLDWLAAYDLTVDSCTLAQLDLAIELRESIHAAATAAAALEALPAPAVDVINDHTSRGRATAILTPDGERRWHLSPTSGLHDALGVIAADAIAIISGERDGKLALCASPTCQAAFFDTSRSRTRRWCDMNTCGNREKKARFNAAHPKPGARG; encoded by the coding sequence ATGCCTGCTGGACTCCCCGACTTCCGCCTAGGCAGCGTGCTGGCCACCAGCTTCACCGGGACCCTCTCGGAGCGTCACGGCAACCCCGTGGAGCGGATCCCGACGCCCCAGCGTCTCCTCGACTGGCTGGCCGCCTACGACCTGACCGTGGACTCCTGCACCCTTGCCCAGCTGGACCTCGCCATCGAGCTGCGGGAGTCGATCCACGCCGCCGCGACAGCAGCCGCCGCCCTCGAAGCCCTCCCCGCACCCGCCGTGGACGTGATCAACGACCACACCTCCAGAGGCCGCGCGACCGCGATCCTCACCCCCGACGGCGAGCGACGATGGCACCTGAGCCCGACCTCCGGCCTGCACGACGCACTAGGCGTGATCGCCGCCGACGCGATCGCCATCATCTCCGGCGAGCGGGACGGCAAGCTGGCCCTGTGCGCTTCACCGACCTGCCAGGCAGCCTTCTTCGACACCAGCCGAAGCCGCACCCGCCGATGGTGCGACATGAACACCTGCGGCAACCGCGAGAAGAAGGCCCGCTTCAACGCCGCCCATCCCAAGCCGGGGGCTCGAGGCTAG
- a CDS encoding epoxide hydrolase family protein: MSGPGSDVRPFEARASDADLEDLRVRLGAARLPEAETVDAAASGRGRWEQGVPLADLVDLVEHWRTAYDWRAFEARLDRIGQFRTVIYGLGIHFLHRRSSRSDATPLILTHGWPGSVVEFVDVIDELVEPADPRAPAFHVVAPSLPGFGHSDRPTTTGWGTEKIAAAWVELMGRLGYDRFLAHGGDWGGNITTVLAGRFPEYVLGIHTTFADAPPGLTTDGLTELERRWTEETCDFYAGPRGAYAKQQATRPQTIGYSLVDSPVGLLAWILDKFAEWSDTDDSPFETISTDRVLDDVTLYWLTRTGASAARIYYESHSSLDPELRVEVPSAITMYPRDIEKCPRPWAQERYRQIVRWREPAHGGHFPSLELPGFFVKDLRDGLTAVLDARAD, translated from the coding sequence ATGTCTGGTCCGGGAAGCGACGTACGGCCGTTCGAGGCTCGCGCGAGCGACGCCGACCTCGAGGATCTGCGGGTGCGGTTGGGTGCAGCACGGCTGCCCGAGGCCGAGACGGTGGATGCTGCGGCGTCGGGCCGAGGTCGGTGGGAGCAGGGTGTGCCGCTTGCCGACCTCGTCGATCTCGTGGAGCACTGGCGCACGGCGTACGACTGGCGGGCGTTCGAAGCGCGCCTCGACCGGATCGGGCAGTTCCGCACGGTCATCTACGGTCTGGGGATCCACTTCCTGCACCGTCGGTCCTCGCGGTCGGACGCCACACCGCTGATCCTGACGCATGGCTGGCCCGGCAGCGTCGTCGAGTTCGTCGACGTCATCGACGAGCTCGTCGAGCCGGCGGACCCGCGTGCACCGGCGTTCCACGTCGTGGCGCCCTCGCTCCCCGGCTTCGGGCACAGCGACAGGCCGACCACCACCGGATGGGGCACGGAGAAGATCGCGGCCGCGTGGGTGGAGCTGATGGGGAGGCTCGGCTACGACAGGTTCCTCGCGCACGGCGGCGACTGGGGAGGCAACATCACCACGGTCCTCGCCGGAAGGTTCCCCGAGTACGTCCTCGGCATCCACACCACGTTCGCCGACGCGCCGCCCGGGCTGACCACCGACGGGCTGACGGAGCTCGAGCGCAGGTGGACCGAGGAGACCTGCGACTTCTACGCGGGCCCCCGCGGGGCGTACGCGAAACAGCAGGCGACCAGGCCGCAGACCATCGGCTACTCGCTCGTCGACTCACCCGTCGGCCTCCTGGCGTGGATCCTCGACAAGTTCGCCGAGTGGTCCGACACCGATGACAGCCCGTTCGAGACGATCTCCACAGACCGTGTGCTCGACGACGTCACCCTCTACTGGCTCACCCGGACGGGCGCATCGGCGGCGCGTATCTACTACGAGAGCCACAGCTCGCTCGACCCCGAGCTCCGAGTGGAGGTGCCGTCGGCGATCACGATGTATCCCCGAGACATCGAGAAGTGTCCGCGGCCCTGGGCCCAGGAGCGGTATCGGCAGATCGTCCGGTGGCGGGAACCCGCGCACGGCGGGCACTTCCCGTCGCTGGAGCTGCCCGGCTTCTTCGTCAAGGATCTCCGCGACGGGCTGACGGCGGTGTTGGACGCCCGGGCAGACTGA